Proteins from a single region of Hordeum vulgare subsp. vulgare chromosome 6H, MorexV3_pseudomolecules_assembly, whole genome shotgun sequence:
- the LOC123403085 gene encoding outer envelope protein 80, chloroplastic, with amino-acid sequence MGPRRDGVRFVSSGVKLPRACPAPAPTHALLSAALPPFAHIGRAIDAAARRVAASFPRVPAARAETPAAPLPRRHGKDGGGGGGEERVLISEVAVRGKDGEPLERPELEEAAAAALRACRPNAALTVREVQEDVHRVVESGLFRSCMPVAVDTRDGIRLVFEVEPNQDFHGLVCEGANMLPSKFLDDSFRDRHGKIINIRHLDQVIKSINGWYQERGLTGMVSYAEILSGGILRLQVSEAEVNNINIRFLDRRTGEPTTGKTKPETILQQLTTKKGQAYNRAQVKRDVETILTMGIMEDVTIIPQPVGDSNKVDLVMNLVERKSGGFSAGGGISSGITNGPLSGLIGSFAYSQRNVFGRNKKLNLSLERGQIDSIFRLNYTDPWIDGDNKRTSRTVMVQNSRTPGTLIHGGEHPDHSPITIGRITAGIEYSRPFRPKWSGTLGLIFQHAGARDDKGNPMIRDFYNSQLTASGNPYDDTLLAKLESVYTDSGDHSSTMFVFNVEQGLPILPEWLSFNRVTARLRQSYEIGPARLLLSASGGHVEGNFSPHEAFAIGGTNSVRGYEEGAVGSGRSYAVGSGEVSCRLFGPLEGVVFGDYGSDLGSGPTVPGDPAGARGKPGSGYGYGVGIRVDSPLGPLRLEYAFNDKQARRFHFGVGHRN; translated from the exons ATGGGGCCCCGTCGAGACGGCGTCCGCTTCGTCTCCTCCGGCGTCAAGCTCCCGCGCGCCTGCCCGGCCCCTGCCCCGACGCACGCCCTGCTCTCCGCCGCGCTCCCCCCGTTCGCGCACATCGGCCGGGCCATCGACGCCGCCGCCCGCCGTGTCGCCGCGTCGTTCCCCCGCGTCCCGGCCGCGCGTGCCGAGACGCCGGCCGCGCCCTTGCCGCGGAGGCACGGGAAGgacggcggcgggggcgggggcgaggAGCGGGTGCTCATCAGCGAGGTGGCGGTGCGCGGGAAGGACGGGGAGCCGCTGGAGAGGCCCGAGTTAGAGGAGGCGGCCGCCGCGGCCCTGCGCGCGTGCCGCCCCAATGCGGCGCTCACGGTGAGGGAGGTGCAGGAGGATGTGCACCGCGTGGTGGAGAGCGGGCTCTTCCGCTCCTGCATGCCAGTTGCCGTCGACACCCGCGACGGCATTCGCCTTGTCTTTGAG GTGGAGCCGAACCAGGACTTCCATGGGCTGGTATGTGAGGGTGCCAACATGCTGCCTTCTAAGTTCCTAGATGACTCATTTCGCGACCGCCACG GGAAAATAATCAACATAAGACATTTAGATCAAGTGATTAAGTCCATTAACGGATGGTATCAGGAGCGCGGTCTTACTGGCATG GTTTCATATGCTGAGATCCTTTCCGGAGGAATTCTAAGGCTGCAAGTTTCTGAAGCCGAGGTTAATAATATCAATATTCGCTTTCTGGATAGAAGAAC TGGTGAACCAACTACTGGAAAAACGAAACCAGAAACCATACTCCAGCAGCTGACCACCAAGAAGGGTCAG GCATACAATAGAGCACAAGTGAAAAGAGATGTTGAAACGATACTCACTATGGGAATTATGGAGGATGTCACAATAATTCCGCAGCCTGTGGGAG ATTCTAATAAAGTGGATCTTGTCATGAATCTTGTCGAACGCAAATCTGGTGGTTTCTCTGCTGGTGGTGGCATTTCGAGTGG GATAACAAATGGGCCTCTTTCTGGATTAATTGGCAG CTTTGCATATTCTCAGCGGAATGTTTTTGGGAGGAACAAGAAGTTGAATCTCTCACTAGAGAGGGGACAAATAGATTCTATATTTCGTTTAAACTACACTGACCCTTGGATTGATGGTGACAATAAGAGGACCTCCAGAACTGTCATGGTTCAG AACTCTAGGACCCCTGGAACACTTATCCATGGTGGGGAGCATCCTGACCATAGTCCTATTACAATTGGACGGATAACTGCTGGCATTGAATATAGTCGACCTTTCAGGCCTAAATGGAGTGGTACTCTTGGATTGATATTTCAG CATGCTGGTGCCCGTGATGACAAAGGCAACCCTATGATCAGAGATTTCTATAACAGCCAATTAACTGCAAG CGGAAATCCTTATGATGATACATTACTTGCTAAGCTTGAAAGTGTCTACACAGACTCCGGAGATCATAGCTCTACGATG TTTGTTTTCAACGTCGAGCAAGGTCTACCTATTCTTCCAGAGTGGCTTAGTTTCAACAGAGTGACAGCCCGTTTGAGGCAGAGCTATGAAATTGGTCCTGCCCGACTTCTTCTAAG TGCTTCTGGAGGTCATGTGGAGGGAAACTTTTCGCCTCATGAAGCATTTGCAATTGGTGGGACAAACAgtgtaagaggatatgaagaAGGTGCTGTTGGTTCTGGCCGCTCATATGCAGTTGGTAGTGGTGAAGTCTCTTGCCGCTTG TTTGGTCCGTTGGAAGGTGTGGTCTTTGGTGACTATGGTAGTGATCTTGGCTCTGGTCCAACGGTTCCTG GTGACCCAGCAGGAGCCCGCGGGAAGCCAGGAAGTGGTTACGGGTATGGTGTTGGTATCCGTGTGGACTCCCCGCTGGGACCTTTGAGACTTGAATATGCTTTCAATGACAAACAAGCAAGACGATTTCACTTTGGGGTTGGGCACAGAAATTAA
- the LOC123403086 gene encoding zinc transporter ZTP29 yields MEQHVLVALALSFVGGLSTSLGALLVIVNPSPDLKRLGLLQGFAAGLMLSISFLDLAHNALNSIGFLKANLWFFAGVLFFGFVVKFIPEPTFVPTTDASKKKTDDDGAGKDMMKKHRRQVLFSGIITAVGISLHNFPEGMAVFLGSVKGLRVGVNLAIAIALHNIPEGVAVALPLYFATKSKWQAFKYATLSGLAEPLGVFFVAVLFPSNLNPEILEGLLASVGGVMAFLTLHELLPLAFDYAGQKQAVKAVFVGMAVMSASLYFLEISLPKEISL; encoded by the exons ATGGAGCAGCACGTGCTGGTGGCGCTCGCCCTCTCCTTCGTCGGCGGCCTCAGCACCTCTCTCG GTGCGCTGCTGGTGATCGTGAACCCTTCCCCTGACCTCAAGAGGCTCGGCCTCCTCCAG GGTTTTGCTGCTGGACTTATGTTGAGCATCTCGTTTCTAGACCTGGCACACAACGCACTCAATTCCATTGGCTTCTTGAAGGCCAACCTCTGG TTTTTTGCGGGAGTTCTTTTCTTTGGTTTCGTTGTCAAGTTCATTCCAGAGCCAACCTTTGTGCCAACAACTGATGCGAGCAAGAAAAAG ACTGATGATGATGGGGCAGGTAAAGATATGATGAAAAAACATCGCCGGCAAGTCTTATTCAGTGGCATCATTACTGCCGTTG GAATTAGCTTGCACAATTTCCCTGAGGGAATGGCGGTATTTCTTGGATCCGTGAAG ggtctTCGAGTCGGAGTTAACTTGGCCATTGCTATTGCTTtacataacatacccgag GGGGTTGCTGTAGCTCTGCCACTCTATTTTGCTACCAAAAG CAAATGGCAAGCATTTAAATATGCAACACTCTCTGGTTTGGCTGAGCCACTAGGAGTATTTTTTGTAG CTGTCTTGTTTCCGAGCAACTTAAATCCTGAAATTCTTGAAGGCCTACTTGCATCAG TTGGTGGTGTTATGGCTTTCCTCACTTTGCATGAATTGTTACCTCTAGCATTTGACTATGCTGGTCAGAAGCAAGCTGTGAAAGCAGTCTTTGTTGGCATGGCCGTCATGTCTGCGAG CTTGTATTTCCTGGAGATCAGCCTGCCCAAAGAGATCAGTTTGTAA